In the genome of Oscarella lobularis chromosome 1, ooOscLobu1.1, whole genome shotgun sequence, one region contains:
- the LOC136187292 gene encoding CUB and sushi domain-containing protein 1-like: MRLSLYNGHAIVSSDGFEVIFTCYRGYKLEGSDYRRCNITTGEWSGTFPSCKFACDFALSHPDNGKVTVSLRLEIATSWCNQGYPCRKIASPRNGRAEEHSFEVQYSCDARYVPVGNPIRTCNESGLWTGSPPSCVYSRCGNLTRPENGNVIYSLFLGTLKATYTCKAPLKLIGYSNRTCSRSVFSSRWSGDAPSCEYCYPLSRAFNNGVVTVSSDKLVTRYACNSGYKLIGNTLQICNRTTALWSGVRPRCLHACPQLENTENGTVFTQGIRAMCSSGYKPKGNFTVRICNVTTGQWSGSALSCVFGCSSLTPNITNGFGTFMGTFIRFRCRPGYRLVGAAEIHCRSSFLYTELQTKWSEPFPACSPCRRPYPPSNGSVSEQNLQVTYRCREESILVGNEVRYCNETTGEWSGSDPSCKYLGLEGYVHKRCFRLRAPLDGQVSYSLVGANVKATYTCRPGFSLQGNANRLCVSTSTYYSHWSGGFTQKCFTLRKCTWQYEDKFALELLKLFC; encoded by the exons ATGCGCCTTAGTCTTTACAACGGACATGCCATTGTATCCTCAGATGGGTTCGAAGTTATTTTTACCTGCTACAGAGGTTACAAGTTGGAGGGATCTGATTATCGACGGTGCAACATTACTACAGGCGAATGGAGCGGAACTTTTCCGTCCTGCAAATTTG CTTGTGATTTCGCGCTGAGTCATCCAGACAATGGGAAAGTGACCGTTTCTCTCAGACTAGAAATTGCGACGTCCTGGTGCAATCAGGGATACC CCTGTCGTAAGATTGCCTCGCCTCGAAACGGACGAGCTGAAGAGCATTCATTTGAAGTTCAATATTCGTGCGACGCGAGATACGTTCCCGTCGGAAACCCAATTCGAACGTGCAACGAATCCGGATTGTGGACTGGGTCACCCCCGTCTTGCGTTTATTCGC GCTGCGGCAATCTTACTCGTCCTGAGAATGGAAACGTGATCTACTCTCTTTTCTTGGGAACGCTGAAAGCAACTTACACGTGTAAAGCGCCTTTGAAGCTTATTGGATATTCGAACCGAACGTGCAGTCGCTCGGTCTTCTCTTCAAGGTGGTCAGGAGATGCTCCTAGTTGCGAAT ATTGTTACCCTCTGTCAAGAGCTTTCAACAACGGAGTCGTGACTGTATCTTCGGATAAACTTGTCACCCGCTACGCTTGCAACAGCGGCTATAAGTTGATCGGAAACACGTTGCAAATCTGCAACAGGACTACGGCTCTATGGTCGGGTGTGCGTCCTCGATGTTTGCACG CTTGCCCGCAACTTGAAAATACAGAAAATGGAACTGTGTTTACGCAAGGAATCCGAGCAATGTGCAGCAGTGGCTATAAACCCAAAGGAAATTTTACCGTTCGTATTTGCAACGTGACAACTGGCCAATGGAGTGGATCTGCACTAAGTTGTGTTTttg GATGCTCTTCACTTACCCCCAACATAACGAACGGTTTTGGAACTTTCATGGGAACGTTTATTCGATTTCGTTGCCGTCCTGGTTATAGGCTTGTTGGCGCTGCTGAAATTCACTGCCGTTCGTCGTTCCTTTACACCGAATTGCAGACAAAGTGGTCAGAACCGTTTCCCGCCTGTTCTC CATGTCGTCGTCCATATCCTCCTTCAAATGGTTCAGTCAGTGAGCAAAATCTTCAAGTCACGTATCGCTGTCGGGAAGAATCTATTCTGGTGGGAAACGAGGTGCGATACTGCAACGAGACAACAGGCGAATGGTCAGGATCAGATCCGTCGTGCAAATATTTAGGCCTCGAAG GCTACGTTCACAAACGATGCTTCCGCTTACGAGCTCCTCTTGATGGGCAGGTGTCATATTCATTAGTCGGCGCAAATGTCAAGGCAACTTACACTTGTCGACCTGGCTTTTCGCTTCAAGGAAATGCAAACAGACTTTGCGTGAGCACATCGACTTATTATTCACATTGGAGCGGCGGTTTTACCCAAAAATGCTTCACGCTTCGTAAATGCACCTGGCAAtatgaagataaatttgcATTGGAACTTCTTAAGCTGTTCTGTTAG
- the LOC136199882 gene encoding uncharacterized protein, with amino-acid sequence MKSLFILFVVWHMCSSTNFAMRELDMLCSSSPTRKTFEDDMKNPHAFIKFDSSVLSLTLPDVDSSVDLFLLKLVDPHMVHPSNKSFIWYTFPQQKRLGVNANGKLEIDSENLTTFKLSNPCRNYAEVEARYYPYKVLCATRNGSHYLVSMKGFDAKGFPVDDCTNSSPEEAFCTNTTLWENHFIHKMLYRKNTYLNWKKCLPFHRKNYLCCKRKPKYDPNCLNTCCECECEGSKCQRNDVTAPSVQPSEPHQPATKQPTIHPQPSTSFLLVTEKPSSTPEKRCSDTFWSKKTKVNCRIISKGKNSCTIKCGSTGSSNCTWEVQKSESFEQVQECTNRLSDSNFCQINGTKGRKILKLKLGLGTLAKTAFRCSRKTVVS; translated from the exons ATGAAGTCTCTGTTCATTCTTTTTGTTGTCTGGCACATGTGTTCGAGCACCAATTTTGCGATGAGAGAGCTTGATATG CTCTGCTCCTCCTCACCGACACGCAAAACGTTCGAAGACGACATGAAAAATCCTCATGCTTTTATCAAATTTGACTCCAGCGTACTTTCGTTGACTTTGCctgacgtcgactcgtccGTGGACCTTTTTCTATTAAAACTCGTCGACCCGCATATGGTCCACCCCAGCAATAAATCTTTCATCTGGTACACGTTTCCTCAACAGAAGCGCCTAGGCGTGAACGCAAACGGAAAATTAGAAATTGATAGTGAG aatctAACCACTTTTAAACTTTCTAATCCGTGCCGCAATTATGCCGAGGTCGAGGCGCGTTACTACCCCTACAAAGTGTTGTGTGCCACTCGCAACGGAAGTCATTATCTTGTGTCAATGAAAGGCTTCGATGCGAAGGGATTTCCCGTTGATGATTGCACTAACTCGTCGCCGGAAGAAGCGTTCTGTACCAACACTACGCTTTGGGAGAATCACTTTATCCATAAAATGCTGTACAGAAAAAACACGTATTTGAATTGGAAGAAGTGCCTTCCGTTTCACAGGAAGAATTATCTCTGCTGCAAGAGGAAGCCGAAATATGATCCAAATTGCTTGAATACGTGCTGCGAGTGCGAGTGCGAGGGCTCCAAGTGCCAAAGAAATGACGTGACCGCACCGTCTGTTCAGCCTTCTGAACCGCACCAACCGGCGACAAAACAGCCGACTATTCATCCTCAGCCATCGACTTCATTTCTACTGGTGACAGAAAAGCCGTCGTCTACGCCGGAAAAACGTTGCTCCGACACTTTCTGGTCGAAAAAAA CGAAGGTCAATTGTCGTATAATTTCAAAGGGCAAAAACAGCTGTACTATTAAATGTGGTTCCACTGGCAGCTCAAATTGCACGTGGGAAGTCCAAAAATCAGAGTCATTTGAGCAAGTTCAGGAATGCACAAATCGACTTTCGGATTCTAACTTTTGCCAAATCAACGGTACAAAGGGTAGGAAAATTCTGAAGCTGAAGCTCGGCCTCGGGACCTTGGCTAAGACAGCGTTCAGATGCAGCAGAAAAACTGTGGTTTCCTAA
- the LOC136185548 gene encoding uncharacterized protein isoform X2: MSQLDMWSRTAEILSHSINPWQPDLDELLDLALVDKTEYELLRSLSSSDQCTKLLNDLLPRKSCGAFATFLAVLASKEDQEPIVMIVEKLEAGKSGMSSSPPPLHEDHRWETVVRPLLPNLVKIWHPDLDRLEASDLLSLEDYDKLDALPRSEQCKKLLTDILPQRGTSSYDKFLRELEGQESVVDMLRKREEDILRRKEDRRRLCRVRLHSKSMDRRWLSICEPLFSKTVFLWKRPFSTLIALRKRGLISSTEYHSLIHDRKQLWKECVSQPNTSSEFEGEIQDRECQKLLIDILPKKRALSFDEFLHVLKDAGQLSVRRILEDSTKVSLEGCSCNFSLRVRGMRLEFTKGQTVQVHVDRWGGEVESEFFSISIPPGAVVSSAGVKVGFTVYEYQSEESKGVKKDTDITDLLVLHPCGIRFAKDVIIKMRLLSFVKDQRVFLFYKGPGSVSYTDTCVGVIPTKVRGGTVRTFFLGTKMSAVLHDSYLDIATKHFCGFLAMLFGCSGHDYRVVAIGNWKIGDASIEYAIIDIYFTSEKNAPPEIEERKKRSPLLFDNCVRIYFSGAVSIEVRNILSGWKLVTDTPILVDEGSIKEAMKCSYHVESLMLTKPKNEEAANLPLPLELHLTGGGNDRRLPLGERSAYQIFFM; the protein is encoded by the exons ATGAGTCAATTAGATATGTGGAGTAGGACTGCTGAGATCCTATCGCATTCGATCAACCCCTGGCAGCCCGATCTCGACGAGCTTTTGGACTTAGCTCTCGTCGATAAAACGGAATACGAATTGCTGCGATCCCTGTCTTCATCCGATCAATGCACAAAGCTACTCAATGATCTTTTACCGAGGAAGAGCTGTGGAGCGTTCGCCACGTTTCTCGCGGTGCTGGCCTCGAAAGAAGACCAGGAGCCCATTGTTATGATTGTCGAGAAGCTAGAGGCCGGCAAGAGCGGAATGTcatcatcgccgccgcccctACACGAAGATCATCGATGGGAGACCGTTGTTCGGCCGCTTTTGCCAAATTTAGTCAAAATTTGGCATCCCGATCTCGATCGTCTTGAGGCCTCGGATCTTTTGAGTCTAGAAGACTACGATAAGCTAGACGCTCTTCCTCGCTCGGAACAGTGCAAGAAGCTGCTCACCGACATTCTTCCGCAGAGGGGGACGTCATCGTACGATAAATTTCTCCGCGAGCTGGAAGGACAAGAGTCCGTTGTTGATATGCTTAGGAAGCGTGAGGAGGATATTCTTAGGCGTAAGGAGGATCGAAGAAG ACTTTGTAGAGTTAGACTTCACTCAAAATCAATGGATAGGCGCTGGCTTTCAATTTGTGAGCCGCTCTTTTCAAAGACGGTGTTCTTGTGGAAGCGTCCCTTCTCCACTTTGATTGCCCTTCGTAAAAGAGGACTAATCAGTTCCACAGAATATCACTCACTTATACACGATAGAAAACAACTATGGAAAGAATGTGTTTCGCAACCTAATACCTCAAGCGAATTCGAAGGTGAAATTCAAGACAGAGAATGCCAGAAGCTGCTCATTGATATTCTTCCAAAAAAGCGTGCCTTGTCTTTTGACGAGTTTTTACATGTACTCAAAGACGCAGGGCAGTTAAGTGTGCGTCGCATTTTAGAAGATTCTACGAAg GTTTCCCTTGAAGGTTgttcttgtaatttttctcttcgagtACGAGGAATGAGACTTGAGTTCACAAAGGGTCAAACAGTGCAGGTTCATGTGGACCGGTGGGGAGGAGAAGTAGAATCcgaatttttctcaattAGTATTCCTCCCGGAGCTGTGGTGAGCAGTGCCGGCGTTAAAGTTGGTTTCACCGTTTACGAGTATCAGTCTGAAGAGTCCAAAGGAGTTAAAAAGGACACGGATATAACAGATCTTCTGGTGCTACATCCGTGTGGCATAAGGTTTGCAAAAGATGTCATAATCAAGATGAGGTTGTTGTCATTTGTTAAAGATcaacgcgtttttcttttttacaAGGGGCCAGGCTCGGTCTCATATACTGACACTTGTGTTGGAGTTATTCCGACTAAAGTACGTGGCGGGACGGTCCGAACCTTCTTTCTCGGAACCAAAATGTCAGCTGTCCTTCATGACTCATATCTAGACATTGCAACTAAGCATTTCTGCGGGTTCCTTGCGATGCTGTTTGGCTGCAGTGGCCACGACTATCGCGTGGTAGCGATTGGTAATTGGAAAATAGGTGATGCTTCGATAGAGTATGCAATAATTGACATTTATTTTACgtctgaaaaaaatgctcCGCCTGAAATCGAAGAGCGCAAAAAACGATCACCTCTGCTTTTTGACAATTGCGTCAGAATCTATTTTAGTGGCGCGGTTAGTATTGAAGTTAGAAACATTTTGTCTGGTTGGAAATTAGTTACGGACACTCCTATACTCGTGGACGAAGGAAGCATAAAGGAAGCAATGAAATGTTCATACCACGTTGAAAGCTTGATGCTAACGAAGCcgaaaaatgaagaagcaGCTAACCTTCCGCTGCCGCTTGAACTGCATCTGACGGGCGGAGGAAACGACCGTCGTCTCCCATTGGGAGAACGTTCAGCATACCAA ATTTTCTTTATGTAG
- the LOC136199884 gene encoding uncharacterized protein, with the protein MVSVPEITVIVLLLVSSTLSQERPNQSNKRLARSDSSICYGYTHRLRSYDVTLDSETDVAEFRCCHDRSIMNLARWRILGGDGTSDQLPYCSKADNVDFACWKYVSRLSVRLFVNVTKVREVGQTTFLCGTEPMSDSEFTLTTKVRVVSPDLPTPTPTTFHVEELQPKLPDVLGNKSLCRLDLSDLGSNGVESQCEQMKAVTCLGNVSSLLWTVGRKSHPRRVAECVNGECPVESCWKVSASKNGLELHLSPERKKSKKAFRCREVARLSLCYFKAVWD; encoded by the exons ATGGTTAGTGTTCCTGAGATTACCGTTATTGtccttcttctcgtctcttcGACTTTATCCCAGGAGAGACCCAATCAAA GCAATAAGCGTTTGGCGCGTTCCGACTCCTCCATCTGCTACGGTTATACGCATCGCCTACGTTCGTACGACGTGACGCTTGATTCCGAGACAGACGTGGCTGAGTTCAGGTGTTGCCACGATCGGTCGATTATGAATTTAGCGCGTTGGAGAATATTGGGTGGAGACGGTACAAGCGATCAGCTTCCGTATTGCTCAAAAGCTGATAATGTCGACTTTGCTTGTTGGAAATACGTGTCTCGTCTCTCTGTTCGTCTCTTTGTCAATGTGACGAAAGTGAGAGAAGTTGGgcagacgacgtttctttgcGGAACGGAACCCATGTCTGATAGCGAGTTCACTCTCACGACGAAAGTTCGAGTGGTATCTCCAg ATTTGCCCACTCCGACACCGACTACGTTTCACGTTGAGGAACTGCAACCTAAGCTACCgg ATGTGCTTGGTAACAAGTCGCTTTGTCGGTTGGATTTGAGTGACCTTGGTTCGAACGGCGTAGAAAGCCAATGCGAACAAATGAAGGCAGTCACGTGCTTAGGAAatgtctcttctcttctctggACAGTcggaagaaaaagtcaccctCGTCGTGTTGCCGAATGTGTGAACGGGGAATGTCCGGTTGAATCGTGCTGGAAAGTTTCAGCAAGCAAAAACGGCCTGGAACTTCATCTCAGTCCagagaggaagaagtcgaagaaggcGTTTAGATGCCGTGAAGTTGCACGTTTATCCTTGTGCTATTTCAAAGCGGTGTGGGACTAG
- the LOC136185567 gene encoding uncharacterized protein, with protein sequence MQVLDKNPYHWLLIHARAMEDKYVAGTATRRYMYMHQKHSNACTTSPKAMLSSFAPSTVLLRVLLLAVASHCQTPDTCEVANATFFQQECANVSITIQYTRFPNIHGQPQQSDADQAFNVDDIVSLMRSGCDIDIELFTCLFFFPTCRETAENVTVVQPPCRNFCLRIQNSCPASFSCEVLPEFDPADPTACYDPYHLIVVNEVNAHRTSSSKFVEFWDFGMKATPLDSFTVAFFDGSGSLSGTFELTGQVTTQQGYFTIGEGSELDIPFSEVDSTAAVAIYRTHSIQNPFNPTTNDLVDALVYLNPNVPVPSSLSIFPNDVTLFNIPEISISRCYSLRNLTIEAFDTEFSTPNAKNLCPQEEVEVVVENGLEKFTIQSEQFSAERCCFNTLLYCAFRKSDSTGYCTNRNQWMSGEVSVEYNIYERNEMFCDLSSEVLAIAQSYWETNILTSNCEEAFSPEKKIALIVENQTHVQYISHGPLDEYPLIDLSTCQTYTEDACLNVLARLFVIDNDLVASESTCDSTQNYTGYSTGFSCFGVPSFPCLGENAVWRIIASPLTNSYHSLGLSVEVLSADLTVFSCPTPISSLCNTSSVTFLSADMVELTDFEKQNFSFIASVYVANPFPFSFFERGVDLFEIAVIFNDTVKARIRPPIIEVTPPTKYVAIRLDISTGLYTIIDRFETEQD encoded by the exons ATGCAGGTGTTGGATAAGAATCCTTACCATTGGCTTCTAATACATGCACGCGCCATGGAAGATAAATACGTAGCCGGAACCGCAACCCGCAGATACATGTATATGCACCAGAAGCATTCCAACGCCTGTACCACTTCGCCGAAAGCAATGCTCTCCTCATTCGCTCCCTCAACGGTTCTCCTCCGCGTGCTCCTACTCGCCGTCGCATCACACTGCCAGACGCCAGACACGTGCGAAGTAGCGAACGCAACCTTCTTCCAACAAGAATGCGCGAACGTCTCGATCACAATTCAATACACGCGATTTCCGAACATACACGGCCAGCCGCAGCAAAGCGACGCCGACCAGGCtttcaacgtcgacgacatcgtctcACTAATGAGAAGTGGCTGCGACATCGACATCGAACTCTTCACAtgcctcttcttctttccgaCGTGTCGCGAAACTGCGGAAAATGTCACCGTGGTCCAGCCGCCCTGTCGAAATTTTTGCTTACGAATTCAAAACTCGTGTCCGGCGTCGTTCTCCTGCGAAGTATTGCCAGAGTTTGACCCGGCCGACCCGACTGCTTGCTACGATCCCTATCATCTCATCGTTGTAAATGAAGTCAATGCGCACAggacgtcttcttcgaaattcgtcgaattctgGGACTTTGGAATGAAGGCTACGCCACTTGATTCGTTCACCGTTGCCTTCTTTGATGGATCAGGTAGCCTTTCTGGGACGTTCGAACTGACCGGCCAGGTGACAACGCAACAAGGATACTTCACTATTGGAGAAGGTTCAGAATTAGATATACCATTCTCTGAAGTAGATTCAACTGCAGCCGTCGCCATTTATCGAACTCATAG TATTCAAAATCCATTCAATCCAACTACGAATGATCTCGTTGATGCTCTCGTGTATTTAAACCCGAACGTCCCAGTGCCATCTAGCCTTTCAATATTccccaatgacgtcacgctttTCAACATACCCGAAATATCAATTAGTCGCTGCTACAGTCTCCGAAATTTGACAATCGAAGCATTTGACACGGAATTTTCAACGCCGAACGCCAAAAACCTTTGTCCACAGGAAGAAGTGGAAGTTGTGGTTGAAAACGGCCTAGAAAAGTTTACAATTCAGTCAGAACAATTTTCTGCTGAAAGATGCTGTTTCAACACGCTCCTTTATTGCGCGTTTCG AAAATCAGACAGTACGGGCTACTGCACCAATAGAAACCAATGGATGTCAGGAGAAGTAAGTGTTGAATACAACATATATGAACG AAATGAAATGTTTTGCGATCTCAGTTCCGAAGTGCTTGCAATAGCGCAATCCTATTGGGAAAC AAACATTTTAACGAGCAACTGCGAAGAAGCATTCTCACCCGAAAAGAAAATAGCTCTGAT AGTTGAAAACCAGACGCACGTTCAATACATTTCTCATGGTCCTCTCGACGAATATCCGCTGATTGATTTAAGCAC ATGCCAAACCTATACTGAAGATGCGTGCCTAAATGTTCTAGCAAGACTTTTTGTGATTGACAACGATCTTGTGGCGAGCGAATCAACGTGCGACTCAACTCAAAACTACACTGGCTATTCAACCG GTTTCTCATGTTTTGGCGTTCCGAGTTTTCCCTGCTTAGGAGAAAATGCTGTTTGGAGAATTATTGCCTCTCCGCTCACGAACAGTTACCATTCTCTCGGTTTGAGCGTGGAAGTGTTATCAGCTGACCTAACCGTATTTAGTTGCCCAACACCAATTTCTAGTCTGTGTAACACTTCATCTGTTACATTTCTGTCAGCTGATATGGTAGAAC TGACCGATTTCGAAAAGCAAAATTTTTCCTTTATCGCATCCGTGTATGTAGCTAACCCTTTTccgttctccttcttcgaAAGAGGAGTCGATTTGTTTGAGATTGCTGTGATTTTCAATGATACGGTGAAAGCCAGAATTCGCCCTCCCATCATCGAAGTCACCCCGCCAACAAAATACGTGGCGATCCGCCTCGATATTTCAACTGGGCTCTACACTATCATCGACCGTTTTGAAACTGAACAAGATTAG
- the LOC136185548 gene encoding uncharacterized protein isoform X1 has product MSQLDMWSRTAEILSHSINPWQPDLDELLDLALVDKTEYELLRSLSSSDQCTKLLNDLLPRKSCGAFATFLAVLASKEDQEPIVMIVEKLEAGKSGMSSSPPPLHEDHRWETVVRPLLPNLVKIWHPDLDRLEASDLLSLEDYDKLDALPRSEQCKKLLTDILPQRGTSSYDKFLRELEGQESVVDMLRKREEDILRRKEDRRRLCRVRLHSKSMDRRWLSICEPLFSKTVFLWKRPFSTLIALRKRGLISSTEYHSLIHDRKQLWKECVSQPNTSSEFEGEIQDRECQKLLIDILPKKRALSFDEFLHVLKDAGQLSVRRILEDSTKVSLEGCSCNFSLRVRGMRLEFTKGQTVQVHVDRWGGEVESEFFSISIPPGAVVSSAGVKVGFTVYEYQSEESKGVKKDTDITDLLVLHPCGIRFAKDVIIKMRLLSFVKDQRVFLFYKGPGSVSYTDTCVGVIPTKVRGGTVRTFFLGTKMSAVLHDSYLDIATKHFCGFLAMLFGCSGHDYRVVAIGNWKIGDASIEYAIIDIYFTSEKNAPPEIEERKKRSPLLFDNCVRIYFSGAVSIEVRNILSGWKLVTDTPILVDEGSIKEAMKCSYHVESLMLTKPKNEEAANLPLPLELHLTGGGNDRRLPLGERSAYQTLCSASSPSDAVKPETSQAIAAVDQPPINVAAQCSGPSTESPSRRQVRDDDDDLSRVPTEKEILSLSKGIVGEWKFISRQLGFCKGHIAEIAENAKGDVREQAHQMLMKWKERNGNEASVKELCKALEKEDLKETAQTVFGYLSSLNDESSISI; this is encoded by the exons ATGAGTCAATTAGATATGTGGAGTAGGACTGCTGAGATCCTATCGCATTCGATCAACCCCTGGCAGCCCGATCTCGACGAGCTTTTGGACTTAGCTCTCGTCGATAAAACGGAATACGAATTGCTGCGATCCCTGTCTTCATCCGATCAATGCACAAAGCTACTCAATGATCTTTTACCGAGGAAGAGCTGTGGAGCGTTCGCCACGTTTCTCGCGGTGCTGGCCTCGAAAGAAGACCAGGAGCCCATTGTTATGATTGTCGAGAAGCTAGAGGCCGGCAAGAGCGGAATGTcatcatcgccgccgcccctACACGAAGATCATCGATGGGAGACCGTTGTTCGGCCGCTTTTGCCAAATTTAGTCAAAATTTGGCATCCCGATCTCGATCGTCTTGAGGCCTCGGATCTTTTGAGTCTAGAAGACTACGATAAGCTAGACGCTCTTCCTCGCTCGGAACAGTGCAAGAAGCTGCTCACCGACATTCTTCCGCAGAGGGGGACGTCATCGTACGATAAATTTCTCCGCGAGCTGGAAGGACAAGAGTCCGTTGTTGATATGCTTAGGAAGCGTGAGGAGGATATTCTTAGGCGTAAGGAGGATCGAAGAAG ACTTTGTAGAGTTAGACTTCACTCAAAATCAATGGATAGGCGCTGGCTTTCAATTTGTGAGCCGCTCTTTTCAAAGACGGTGTTCTTGTGGAAGCGTCCCTTCTCCACTTTGATTGCCCTTCGTAAAAGAGGACTAATCAGTTCCACAGAATATCACTCACTTATACACGATAGAAAACAACTATGGAAAGAATGTGTTTCGCAACCTAATACCTCAAGCGAATTCGAAGGTGAAATTCAAGACAGAGAATGCCAGAAGCTGCTCATTGATATTCTTCCAAAAAAGCGTGCCTTGTCTTTTGACGAGTTTTTACATGTACTCAAAGACGCAGGGCAGTTAAGTGTGCGTCGCATTTTAGAAGATTCTACGAAg GTTTCCCTTGAAGGTTgttcttgtaatttttctcttcgagtACGAGGAATGAGACTTGAGTTCACAAAGGGTCAAACAGTGCAGGTTCATGTGGACCGGTGGGGAGGAGAAGTAGAATCcgaatttttctcaattAGTATTCCTCCCGGAGCTGTGGTGAGCAGTGCCGGCGTTAAAGTTGGTTTCACCGTTTACGAGTATCAGTCTGAAGAGTCCAAAGGAGTTAAAAAGGACACGGATATAACAGATCTTCTGGTGCTACATCCGTGTGGCATAAGGTTTGCAAAAGATGTCATAATCAAGATGAGGTTGTTGTCATTTGTTAAAGATcaacgcgtttttcttttttacaAGGGGCCAGGCTCGGTCTCATATACTGACACTTGTGTTGGAGTTATTCCGACTAAAGTACGTGGCGGGACGGTCCGAACCTTCTTTCTCGGAACCAAAATGTCAGCTGTCCTTCATGACTCATATCTAGACATTGCAACTAAGCATTTCTGCGGGTTCCTTGCGATGCTGTTTGGCTGCAGTGGCCACGACTATCGCGTGGTAGCGATTGGTAATTGGAAAATAGGTGATGCTTCGATAGAGTATGCAATAATTGACATTTATTTTACgtctgaaaaaaatgctcCGCCTGAAATCGAAGAGCGCAAAAAACGATCACCTCTGCTTTTTGACAATTGCGTCAGAATCTATTTTAGTGGCGCGGTTAGTATTGAAGTTAGAAACATTTTGTCTGGTTGGAAATTAGTTACGGACACTCCTATACTCGTGGACGAAGGAAGCATAAAGGAAGCAATGAAATGTTCATACCACGTTGAAAGCTTGATGCTAACGAAGCcgaaaaatgaagaagcaGCTAACCTTCCGCTGCCGCTTGAACTGCATCTGACGGGCGGAGGAAACGACCGTCGTCTCCCATTGGGAGAACGTTCAGCATACCAA ACTTTGTGTTCAGCATCGTCACCAAGCGATGCTGTCAAACCA gaAACTTCTCAAGCGATTGCTGCTGTGGATCAGCCGCCGATCAACGTAGCTGCACAATGCTCAGGGCCATCAACGGAGTCCCCGAGTCGTAGACAAGTTAGAG atgatgatgatgaccTAAGCCGAGTTCCAacggaaaaggaaattctttctttgtCAAAAGGAATCGTTGGCGAATGGAAATTTATTTCTAGGCAGCTCGGCTTTTGTAAAGGTCACATTGCAGAAATTGCAGAAAACGCAAAAGGTGACGTTAGAGAACAAGCGCATCAGATGCTCATGAAGTGGAAGGAAAGGAATGGAAATGAGGCATCTGTCAAAGAGCTGTGCAAGGCTCTCGAAAAGGAGGATCTGAAAGAAACTGCTCAGACGGTATTTGGCTACTTGTCGTCTCTGAATGACGAGAGCAGCATTAGTATTTAG